In Glycine max cultivar Williams 82 chromosome 10, Glycine_max_v4.0, whole genome shotgun sequence, the DNA window CCGTTAGTGATAACTGTTGTGCATAAGTATATTTTATGATTAAGTCATATAAAAATTGTTAgatttttcttctattattGCTCCTTTTTGTgtaaagaaattgaattttagCATCAtctaagtttttgttcaataggTGTTTAAACTGGtgagtttataatattttgatgtTATATTTGATGCAAAAACACACATTAAAGCTTGCAAGAGAAGTTGCAGACCTGACAACTCTCACTCGATGCGCAGCACTCATTCAGCGCAAAGAAGTCACATAGAGAAGTCAGGTATCACGTGAAGGCGCGCTTGGTGCGAGACATGCATTAAGCATATGACCACCAACTCACTTGCTAAGCGTAGCGGTCGCACTTAGCACGAGACTACATAAATTTTAAGCTAATTTCACCCATAAAAAGAggaggaaacaaaagaaaaagacataCTGAGACACAAAGCTCTACACTAAATATCCACGAAATTAGAGTTTCCCAATAGGGGAAATCAACCTTTAGGAGTCATTCTTTCCCTCCATCTCCATTATTCTATATCTTCTTCTCTCCCCATTAATCCCTTGTAATTGTAAagcctctcatgacaatgaaagATTAAATCTCCTACTGTTGGGAGACTAGCAACCAAACGCTCgtgatataatttatttcctattatctatttaatgtcattttaattattattgtctcTTTTCTGTTCTTGATTTCATTGATTGTGATCTGATCACCCATATTCATGGTATGTTTTAAGAGTTTAGGCATTGATAAATGTTATTCTCTTAAGAACTGGTATAGAACATCTAAATGATTCATATCTAGGGATAGAATGACATTGTTTAACCTATTTGATGCATCTACGTTCATAATGCAATTTAACTAGTTTATTCTCTTAAGGGATTAGGAGAGAGATTATGTAAATTAGGCTCTTTTACTTGAAAGATCATGGTTAGAGTAAATGAGTAGGTATGGGTGATAgttgaaataatattaaatagagaaaaatcattaatactATATCAAGAATAGTTTTAGAAAGTTAGACCCCAACATATTCTCATTCTAAATCAATAATCGCATTACAATCCCAAAGTGTTTGTTTTACTTCTCTTACATGTTTTAGTTAATTAGTTTCATTTTAtgctaatttaatttaaattttccatttctcaaatctttaattcaatttattaattgCTTGAAAATTAGGTATGtatcaatctaagtacaaacaaaattcATGTGAACTCACACTCAAACTttcattttacttaatttacTACTTGAGATAATTTGATAAACTTGTCAATGagttaacaattaatttaaaaacttttagctattagttaattttttagttttcagttagtttttcattttttaattagttttttaacttattttttcaaaCATAATCTTTATCTCAAAATAAGTTGATGTCCATACGATAAATTAATTGTGTGTGAAATAAAAAGCCTCTTATGCCTCTTAGTTAAAGGaaaaaactgaaaagaaaaatgttatatcCCATTGCAAATTTtcctacaaatatttttaatatcctatgaagaaaattttaaatgaaaaaaataatattatatttttctacaaatatttcttaaaatctttttaattcttcatgaaaaaattattaaataatagaattcaattaaaatatatcaatagtataaagatttttttttctataattacgTATTCTCATATAtgatagttttattattttttatagaaattatttgaataatcATACTTGAAATGAtgtctaattaattaatgttatgataaatcattataatatctaaaatacaaattctaaaaaagaaataaatcattAAACATCTTGAAAACCATTGAATGTTTTCTTCATTTAGGgagtaaatttattaaaagtttcaAAGTTATTGATGTCACCAATTACTCCTTATAACTTTTGGTTTAATAAATTTCCTTATGAAATTTTAAGGTGACATTCAAGGTAGAGAAGGGGTAAAAAAAAGGCGTCAAAGGGTAGTCTTGTAATTGAAGCAAAACCCAAAGCTGTTTGAGATCCATCCGCTAACCGCCCCTTGAGCCGTTAGATTGAGCACGTGGCATACTCCCAATGCTGATTCTGGTCCAATAGAATATTCCAGTAATCCAATTCAACATTCCCACTTTATAAGAAATGTTTCCTCTGAATCACAGTGGAAACCAGTGAAGTGATGAGCCAAGACCTCAAGCGAGACTACGTCGTTTCGGAGGAGATCGGCCGGGGAAGATTCGGCACCGTTTTCCGCTGCTCCTCCGCAGACTCCGGTCACTCCTACGCCGTCAAATCCATCGACAAGGTGGCAATAACCGCCGCCGGAGACTCCCTCGACGCGCAATGCCTATTGACGGAGCCCAAGATCGTTCAGCTTCTCTCCCCTCACCCTCACATCGTAAACCTCCACGATCTCTACGAAGACGAAACCAACCTTCACATGGTTCTCGACCTCTGTTACGAATCGCAGTTTCACCACCGCGTCATGTCCGAACCAGAAGCCGCTTCGGTGATGTGGCAACTCATGCAAGCCGTGGCGCACTGCCACCGCCTCGGCGTCGCGCACCGAGACGTGAAACCCGATAACATTCTCTTCGATGAGGAGAATCGGCTCAAATTAGCCGATTTCGGCTCGGCTGACACTTTTAAGGAGGGCGAGCCGATGAGCGGGGTGGTTGGGACGCCGCATTACGTGGCGCCGGAGGTCCTCGCCGGAAGGGATTACAACGAGAAGGTCGACGTGTGGAGCGCCGGCGTCGTTTTGTATCAAATGTTGGCAGGGTTTCTGCCGTTTCGAGGCGATTCTCCCGTGGAGATTTTCGAGGCCGTGCTTCGCGCCAATTTGAGGTTTCCGACTCGTGTTTTTTGCTCCGTCTCACCCGCGGCCAAGGATCTTCTTCGTAGGATGCTGTGTAAAGAGGTTTCTAGAAGGTTCTCCGCAGAACAAGTCCTAAGTATGTTATGAAGTTTCGGTCTTTCATCATGCATGAAGGAAATTAAAAGGGATTTTAAGAATTGCTAATTTagggttttaattttaatttttgtttgtttgttacaGGGCACCCATGGTTTAGCGTTGCTGAACAGAGTGAGTAATCTTATGTGCGTGGAGGTGGTTGATCTCTCTGTATATACTACTGCACCCTACTATGCCTTTTGGGGGACAGAGATGAATTTTATATTCTCTGACTAAGGTTGAAGAAAACCCCCTTTTTCCCCTTTGGCTTGAGGATTCGGCAGAGTATAGAGTACAGAGGAGTGTGTAAAGAAACGCAACTTGGAGGTTGGgttgttcttttctttgttattgtttttttttttttaatgtatgttGTGTTTTGAAATAACTTGCCATTTGGCAACTCTAGTTAGAAACAATGTTTGATGTATAAGTATTAGTGTATAACTTGAATGTTCTCTTTTTCATGAATCCAAAAAGCTGTTGGTTTGTTGCAATACCTGTGACGCATCCTTACAAATCCCCTGAAATAATTCTAACGGATTCTCCCAACAAAtctttgtttatatataagtaGGAGAGAAGCAATCACAATTCAATTgagtttctattttcttttctttagagTTGATGTTTAAACACCTTAATTAATTGGTTCAACTTTGAATCATGACCTTGGAATACAGAATATATTATGTCGAAAGAGAAATTCTAGTTTTCTGAGGACGAATATTACATATACTAATAACAACGTGATTAGTAAAAATATTACGGACAGATAAGTCAATTAAGATTTCACCTTCTTCACACGTTCGTTCCTTAATATGGTTAGACGTAAAGTAAGCAACAGAGCTTGAATTGAGTtaggaaaattaataaattactaGAGAGAAATGAACATTTCTAGTCGATTGAATATTGAAGTGACACATGCATTAAGAATCTTGAATGGTtgagatttaatttatttaaattttaaaagaaaaggcaAAAATATATGCGTGCAAACTGATTCTCAAAGCAAGGATGCAATGGTGCTGCCGTCGCATCCAATTGGACCAACCTTGACAAAGGTTGCAAATCAAAAACATCTTCGCCTCCACAAAGTCGTTGTCTCTTGCCATCGGCACCAACCTCTTGTCAGAGGCCAATCATCCGAACGGATTATGCATCTCTCTCCATTCGAAAACATGCAACATCCATTGTTCGGTGCTTCTTGTTTCTACTTTTGTCTTAAACACCAAATGGGAAAAAACATATAGATCTACACATATGCTACGCTTACCACTAAACTttacttctctttctctcttcttttctatTACATGCCCAAGTTATTGGATCCACACCatctttgtttttcccttttccaTTGAACggatgaatttaaataattggaGGGATTATATAGTTTTtgttatctataattttttaaatgtgagTATGGTGACATAGATGGAGACAGAATCACCAATACCTACATACTCAGCATTGACGGTGGAGGAACCGTTGACATTGCCCTCATCCACCTCGAGAACCAGATCCATGCCCAAACAAAATTGTTGATTACTTCATTGTCTTCATCGGAACTGGCACCTACTCTCATCCCATGATAACCGTTAATGGAAGGTCCGTGAATCGGTTGGCCTCTCTACACCACCAGAGAAATCGTCCAAATGGAAATGTCCATTTTCCTCCGAAATGGAGAGGATTTGACCGccgaaattttcaaaatattgagatgagaccaaataaaatatttatctttttttttattgatgtttgattcgtaaaagaaaaaaatgatattagacaggataaatattttgtttcattctattttctcatatataatatttatatgacaataatttaaatgaagcgaaaaataaaatattttgaaagaaattgaagttatgatcatttattcaactataaaacaataaattattaagatatttaatttttttttaagttaattttataaatactatttttacATGTATCATTAGTcgagaattattattatttttttaaattataaaaatttataaattaaaaaatatttaatattcaatACATGtagttattttcattataaaattttattttaatataaattaataaatttttatatataaaaatttgttcttattttattacaattcttttaaaaaaaatacattaactaatacatatattattttaaaaattataaattatataaatttaaaacaatatttaaataatctaaaaaataaaaaattgtattgttGACATATTTTTAACAAGACCCAAAATATTGAAACTGCAATACATATGCACATTCGCAGCCAAGAAAAACACAATGttatccttttttatattttttctatatttatccATGTAAATTCTTATcttacatgtttgctcatatttgttaatcttatttattttcatgttattattattattctttaaattatatctaaaatcttatttttcattttattttattattttttaaactccaATCTTGAAATTCATCTTCAcctcatatattatatttattatataatcatgtgtatattacatattatatattgtgTGTTTTTCCTTCATATCACATTATGTTTTAAGGTATATTcatcattaatttcatttattgtATACCTtaattgcaaataaaaaaatttgacaatGGCTGCCTTAGGTGTGTTCAAATAagcttttattttctaatcTAGATTTACATCGATTGTAGATTATAATGACTCATAGTGATttggttaaaatatgttttattattattgtgaaaaGTATCTttccatgatatatatatatatattcttcggaagagaaaaagaaagtttcAAGGGATGTATTTCTTTTAAGGAAAAATGATATAAcgagtaattaaaatataaaaagagaatGTGGGTGTAAATAACAAGTGCCATATTTATCTCAATCCAAACGAAACAAACCCCGGCCGTCTTCTTTTGTCGTGTTACTGGTGTAGCATCAAACAGAGACACTTTGGATTCATTTGCCTCCGTACCTTTTCGTAATTACAAATTTacgatcttttttttcttctttcttgatTTGCATCTCACATTATCTTCTATAAATTCCAAAAGTGTCGAACGTTCGTTCTCGTGGACTAAAAATCTATAATGAATCCGCCGTAGCTACCAGTAGCAGCCCATGTGTGTAATGCAATGCAAGTACGGTCCTTGTCCTCCTACAGTTCTAGTTGCCACTTGAATTACCTACGTAGAAATAGTACatgtctttttcattttttaagatcGAAGAAGGTCTTCCATCAAAAAGAAAGATCGAAGAAGGTCGCATTAAATATCTAATAAATTTGAAGTATGGCCTTATAATTAAGTGATTAGGATTTAACTCCTGCATAttcaaaaaagtatattttaaaagataaaatatatttacaattattaCCTTTCTAATTAATAGTTAACATTGTAgtaatttcataatgtattatatatcatcataatttaataactaatttttaattaataaaaataattataaatatattttatacttagaaaagaaaattgttcaATAGTAGTCCTCAACTGGCACTATAGCAAATTGCTGAAATAGTGGCGAACATTTTAAagattacaaatataatttatttttaacataaatgaCTACTAGTTGTTATTGgtaattttgaaagaaatattttttcaaagtaAGCAATGATCAGCAGTTACTGAAAACCAAAGTGccaaaactaaaaaattgtatCATTATATCTTGTTTCTTTATCTtgcatttttcttccttttaaaactttaaaaattgaGAGTAAGCAACAATTAAGTCATCACTTAATCCGCTGCTATTAAGCGATGACTTGACCATTGCATGAAAATCTTTTTAATCTGGTGTGACTTTTCTCTATTGAatccttttctcctttttgtttctcttttcttttctttaatggCTGATGATTATAGGTAGTTTGGGGTGACAGTTCTGGCTCACGACGAAGATCATTTTCCTCTTTCcattctctcttctccctttttctctattttctttctttttcctgggTTTCAAGTGGTGGTGGTTCACAACAACGGTGGTTTGCAAGTAACTATGATGAGAACTTGTGGAGTATGTTTGGGGGAGAATGTAAAACCACCTATAACAATAATGtgttttttgtcaaatttttacattttgtgTTGGCCAAAGTCATAGGCTAGTCGTCCCTTATAACTTGCACCATCAGCCTCTTTTGGCCGATACAAACAAATTTGTGACGAATTCATTAAATATGACCATAAGATCATCACTAAGCAATGATTTTCTTGTAGTGGATCCGTGATAGACCGGAACACATGATCATAAATGACCCCACACAACTAGTAGGAGTGTCAATGCCTCAATGTGACAATTAATGTAATGTATGGTTGTGAACTTACCTTAAAGGCAATGCAATTATTTTCAGAAATTTCAACACTCAAGTTAATAAAGATTAGGCATAACTTGTAGGGTAGGGATTAAGAGATCAAGGACTACC includes these proteins:
- the PPCK4 gene encoding phosphoenolpyruvate-carboxylase kinase; this encodes MSQDLKRDYVVSEEIGRGRFGTVFRCSSADSGHSYAVKSIDKVAITAAGDSLDAQCLLTEPKIVQLLSPHPHIVNLHDLYEDETNLHMVLDLCYESQFHHRVMSEPEAASVMWQLMQAVAHCHRLGVAHRDVKPDNILFDEENRLKLADFGSADTFKEGEPMSGVVGTPHYVAPEVLAGRDYNEKVDVWSAGVVLYQMLAGFLPFRGDSPVEIFEAVLRANLRFPTRVFCSVSPAAKDLLRRMLCKEVSRRFSAEQVLRHPWFSVAEQSE